In Clostridium sp., one DNA window encodes the following:
- the hpfG gene encoding (2S)-3-sulfopropanediol dehydratase has protein sequence MSFNNTNACGTEPFDHTYSLGYQVHHKDWSPFPRVNYLRQKFLDRPYEIDVERLRLVTEAYKKHEVCPRKLQCAYAFENILLNTKLYIHEEDLILGEIAAPAKASPIYPEFSVNWIIDEILHSPFEERAHDQFYIRNDEERKEIVELCRYWEGKTVDDLINSRLEEDQFKGSEAGKKIFQTNLYHYAGTGHLAIDYAKLMKVGYNGLIENAKAAFGKLSKEDPEYADKRDFYMAMIIMHEAAKKYIERYAKLSEEYAAEEKNPKRKKELETMAINCHEIAGGPANTFWQALQLFNFATTLIQIESNGHSISYGRMDQWLYPYYEADMKSGTLAKEFALELIEVEYVKMNNPTKLKDKGTVVVRNGRGFGGESLTIGGVDRDGNDATNDLTMLMLEGSAHTRMMNPWVCVRMHENTPYELKVKTAECIRAGYGHPKIFNDGPAIKGMMRKGMTLEEARDYCVVGCVEIDLPGKEYGWHDAAYVNTAKMMEMVLNGGRCLDCGPHCSRWEKCGALGKHLSPDTGSLNTYKSFDEVLESVDKQFAYWTDQMCSSLNIIDNAHRALKPIPYVSAFYEDCIEAGKDLTEGGAKYNGTGPQASGIATCADTLSTIKQLVFDEKRYTGAELLQAVKNNWKGHEKIHALVNSSKVHHYGNDDDYADELFKYMFECYCRHIRGRKNPRGGEFSPGVYSVNANVGMGLNTNASIDGRKAGEAISDNMGPVHTDGGSHDIYGPTAIVNSLTKVDHSLATNGTLMNLKFPQEAVAGIEGRDNLVSFIDEYIAKQAMHVQFNVMSAATMRAAQKKPEDYKDMLVRVAGYSAYFVELGKPLQKDLIQRTELHF, from the coding sequence ATGAGTTTCAATAACACAAATGCATGTGGGACAGAGCCTTTTGATCATACTTACAGTCTGGGTTATCAGGTTCATCATAAAGACTGGTCTCCATTTCCGCGCGTAAATTATCTTAGACAGAAATTTTTGGACAGACCATATGAGATTGATGTTGAGAGATTAAGATTAGTCACAGAGGCTTATAAGAAACATGAGGTATGTCCACGCAAGCTTCAGTGCGCATATGCCTTTGAGAATATCCTGCTGAATACAAAGCTGTACATCCATGAGGAGGATCTGATCCTGGGCGAGATAGCTGCACCGGCCAAGGCATCACCGATATATCCGGAGTTCTCTGTAAACTGGATCATTGATGAAATACTGCATTCCCCATTTGAGGAGCGTGCACATGATCAGTTCTATATAAGAAACGATGAAGAAAGAAAAGAAATCGTAGAGCTTTGCAGATATTGGGAAGGCAAGACAGTTGATGATCTTATCAATTCAAGACTTGAAGAAGATCAGTTCAAGGGTTCCGAAGCAGGCAAGAAGATATTCCAAACAAATCTTTATCATTATGCAGGTACCGGCCATTTGGCTATAGATTATGCAAAGCTGATGAAAGTCGGCTACAACGGCCTGATTGAAAATGCCAAGGCAGCTTTTGGAAAGCTGAGCAAGGAGGACCCGGAATATGCTGATAAGAGAGATTTCTATATGGCAATGATTATTATGCATGAAGCTGCTAAAAAGTATATTGAACGTTATGCAAAGCTGTCTGAAGAGTATGCCGCAGAAGAAAAGAATCCTAAGAGAAAGAAAGAGCTTGAAACCATGGCAATTAACTGCCATGAGATAGCAGGAGGTCCCGCAAACACTTTCTGGCAGGCGCTGCAGTTATTCAATTTCGCAACGACACTCATTCAGATTGAAAGTAATGGACATTCAATTTCCTACGGCCGTATGGATCAGTGGCTGTATCCATACTATGAGGCTGATATGAAAAGTGGTACTCTTGCCAAGGAATTTGCTCTTGAGCTTATCGAAGTTGAATATGTTAAGATGAACAACCCAACCAAGCTGAAAGATAAAGGTACTGTAGTAGTACGTAATGGCCGTGGTTTCGGTGGCGAGAGCCTTACTATCGGCGGAGTAGATCGTGATGGCAATGATGCCACTAACGATCTGACTATGCTGATGTTGGAAGGTTCTGCACATACACGTATGATGAATCCATGGGTTTGTGTACGCATGCATGAAAATACACCTTATGAATTAAAGGTTAAGACGGCTGAGTGTATCCGCGCAGGTTACGGACATCCGAAAATTTTTAATGATGGTCCAGCTATCAAAGGTATGATGAGAAAGGGAATGACTCTTGAGGAAGCAAGAGACTATTGTGTTGTAGGCTGTGTAGAAATTGATCTTCCTGGTAAAGAATATGGTTGGCATGATGCTGCTTATGTGAATACAGCGAAGATGATGGAAATGGTACTTAATGGCGGACGTTGCCTGGATTGTGGTCCTCATTGTTCAAGATGGGAAAAATGTGGAGCTCTTGGAAAACACCTTAGCCCCGATACCGGTAGTCTGAATACTTATAAGAGTTTCGATGAGGTTCTTGAGAGTGTTGACAAGCAGTTTGCTTACTGGACCGATCAGATGTGCAGCAGTCTGAATATTATCGACAATGCACATAGAGCACTCAAGCCTATTCCATATGTTTCTGCATTTTATGAGGATTGTATTGAGGCCGGTAAGGATCTGACAGAAGGTGGAGCTAAGTATAATGGCACTGGACCGCAGGCCAGCGGCATAGCTACCTGTGCAGATACTCTGTCCACTATCAAGCAGCTTGTGTTCGATGAAAAGCGTTATACCGGTGCTGAACTACTTCAGGCAGTTAAGAACAATTGGAAAGGTCACGAAAAGATCCATGCTCTTGTAAACAGCTCAAAGGTTCATCACTATGGTAATGATGACGATTATGCAGATGAACTGTTCAAGTACATGTTCGAGTGCTACTGCAGACATATTAGAGGAAGAAAAAATCCTAGAGGCGGTGAATTTAGTCCGGGAGTATACTCTGTAAATGCAAACGTAGGTATGGGCTTGAATACCAACGCTTCCATTGATGGCCGTAAGGCAGGCGAAGCTATATCTGATAACATGGGACCGGTTCATACTGATGGTGGTTCTCACGATATTTACGGACCCACTGCTATTGTAAATTCCCTGACTAAGGTTGATCACAGTCTTGCGACCAACGGTACTCTTATGAACCTTAAATTCCCGCAAGAAGCTGTTGCAGGTATAGAAGGGAGAGACAATCTCGTAAGTTTTATTGATGAGTATATTGCTAAGCAGGCAATGCATGTTCAGTTCAATGTTATGAGTGCTGCAACGATGAGAGCTGCACAGAAGAAGCCAGAAGATTACAAAGATATGCTTGTACGTGTCGCTGGATACAGTGCGTACTTTGTAGAACTTGGCAAACCATTACAGAAGGATTTGATTCAGCGTACAGAGCTTCATTTTTAA
- a CDS encoding 4-hydroxybutyrate dehydrogenase: MKLLQVVPEIYKFDSTKEFVQFFNIGKGDLILTNEFLYKPFLEKYEKGAYVVFQEKYGNGEPSDEMINEIIRNIGDKKYDRVIALGGGTVIDISKLLGLKYTKDSLDLFDGKVPLVKDKKLIIVPTTCGTGSEVTNVSVAELKSKHTKKGIAGEQLYADYAVLIPEVVKGLPYKFFVTSSVDALIHASESYLSPKATPYTEIFSVEAIKLILNGYISILEKGQDYRTKIIEDFVLGSNYAGIAFGNAGCAAVHALSYPIGGNYHVPHGEANYLFFTEIFKTYIKKNPEGKIKKLNNLLSDILQCNEDSVYEELAKVLDKLLPRKPLREYGMKEEEIEIFTDEVIKRQQRLLVNSYEPFSRQDIVGTYKKLY; this comes from the coding sequence ATGAAACTGTTGCAGGTAGTACCTGAAATTTATAAGTTTGACAGCACTAAGGAATTTGTACAATTTTTCAATATTGGAAAAGGTGACCTGATATTGACCAATGAGTTCTTATACAAGCCATTTCTGGAGAAATATGAAAAAGGAGCATATGTTGTATTTCAGGAGAAATATGGTAATGGAGAGCCATCTGATGAAATGATAAACGAAATAATCAGGAATATAGGAGATAAGAAATATGACAGGGTAATTGCTTTAGGTGGAGGTACGGTTATAGATATATCCAAATTATTGGGACTCAAGTATACAAAGGATTCCTTGGATTTATTTGATGGAAAAGTCCCTCTGGTAAAAGATAAAAAGTTGATTATAGTACCTACAACTTGTGGAACAGGATCGGAAGTTACAAATGTATCTGTTGCCGAACTTAAATCAAAACACACTAAAAAGGGAATTGCAGGAGAACAGTTATATGCAGATTATGCGGTACTCATACCTGAAGTTGTAAAAGGTCTGCCTTATAAATTTTTTGTGACTAGTTCTGTAGATGCTCTTATTCATGCATCTGAATCCTATTTGTCTCCAAAAGCTACTCCTTATACAGAGATATTTAGTGTAGAAGCTATAAAATTGATATTGAATGGATACATTAGTATATTGGAAAAAGGACAGGATTATAGAACAAAGATAATTGAGGATTTTGTTCTTGGAAGCAATTATGCTGGTATTGCTTTTGGAAATGCAGGTTGTGCAGCTGTGCACGCACTTTCCTATCCAATAGGAGGCAACTATCATGTACCTCATGGAGAAGCCAACTATCTTTTCTTCACTGAAATATTCAAAACTTATATAAAGAAGAATCCTGAGGGTAAAATCAAAAAGCTGAATAATCTATTATCAGACATATTACAATGTAATGAAGATAGTGTATATGAAGAATTGGCAAAGGTTTTGGATAAATTATTACCGAGGAAGCCTCTTAGAGAATATGGAATGAAAGAAGAGGAAATCGAAATTTTTACTGATGAAGTTATAAAAAGGCAGCAGAGACTACTTGTAAATAGTTATGAGCCTTTTTCAAGACAGGATATAGTAGGGACGTATAAAAAATTATATTAG